The following coding sequences are from one Leptolyngbya sp. NIES-3755 window:
- a CDS encoding 3-oxoacyl-(acyl-carrier-protein) synthase 2 (similar to AA sequence:cyanobase_aa:LBDG_44950), whose amino-acid sequence MTNSVDKRVVVTGLGAVTPIGNTLSEYWDGLMSGRNGIGPITLFDASRHDCRFAAEVKGFDPHQYMDRKEAKRMDRFCQFAIAATKQALEDADFKITDLNAEQVGVLIGTGIGGLKVLEDQQEVNLTKGPDRCSPFMIPMMIANMAAGLTAIHIGAKGPNSCSVTACAAGSNAIGDAFQWIRRGYAQAMICGGTEAAVTPLAVAGFAACKALSLRNDDPTHASRPFDKDRDGFVLGEGAGILLLEEMEHALARGAKIYAEIVGYGVTCDAYHITSQTPGGKDAARAMQFCLKDGGLTPDQVDYVNAHGTSTPVNDPNETMAIKTSLGDRAHEILVSSTKSMTGHLLGGSGGIEAVATVMAMKHDRVPPTINLVEADPECDLDYVANEARDRIVNVALSNSFGFGGHNVTLAFKKFVP is encoded by the coding sequence ATGACAAATTCGGTAGATAAGCGCGTCGTTGTTACAGGTCTGGGTGCCGTTACGCCGATCGGCAATACGCTGTCTGAGTATTGGGACGGCTTAATGTCGGGACGGAACGGAATTGGTCCGATTACGCTGTTTGATGCGTCTCGGCATGATTGCCGGTTTGCTGCGGAAGTGAAAGGCTTTGACCCGCATCAATACATGGATCGCAAAGAAGCGAAACGGATGGATCGCTTTTGTCAATTCGCGATCGCGGCGACGAAACAAGCGCTAGAAGATGCAGACTTCAAAATCACGGATCTAAACGCAGAACAAGTTGGAGTCTTGATCGGGACTGGAATTGGCGGTTTGAAAGTCCTGGAAGATCAGCAAGAAGTGAATCTGACTAAAGGACCCGATCGCTGTAGTCCGTTCATGATTCCGATGATGATCGCGAACATGGCGGCAGGTTTAACCGCGATTCATATTGGTGCGAAAGGTCCGAATTCTTGTTCGGTCACAGCTTGCGCGGCAGGATCAAATGCGATCGGAGATGCCTTTCAGTGGATTCGACGTGGATATGCTCAAGCAATGATCTGTGGTGGAACGGAAGCCGCTGTCACTCCACTTGCAGTCGCTGGATTCGCCGCATGTAAAGCGCTTTCGCTCAGAAATGACGATCCAACTCATGCGAGTCGCCCGTTTGACAAAGATCGCGACGGTTTCGTTCTCGGTGAAGGTGCAGGCATTCTGCTACTCGAAGAGATGGAACACGCGCTTGCTCGTGGCGCGAAGATTTACGCGGAAATCGTCGGCTATGGTGTCACTTGCGATGCTTACCACATTACCAGCCAAACTCCGGGCGGAAAAGATGCCGCGAGAGCGATGCAATTCTGTCTCAAGGATGGCGGTTTGACTCCGGATCAGGTGGACTATGTGAATGCTCACGGAACGAGTACGCCTGTTAATGATCCGAACGAGACGATGGCAATTAAGACTTCACTTGGCGATCGTGCTCATGAAATTCTCGTCAGTTCTACCAAATCCATGACAGGACACTTGCTTGGTGGATCAGGTGGAATTGAAGCGGTCGCAACGGTGATGGCGATGAAACACGATCGCGTTCCTCCTACAATCAATCTCGTTGAAGCTGATCCAGAGTGTGACTTAGATTACGTGGCGAATGAAGCCCGCGATCGTATTGTCAATGTGGCGCTCTCGAACTCGTTTGGGTTTGGTGGACATAACGTGACTTTGGCATTCAAAAAGTTTGTTCCCTAG
- a CDS encoding acyl carrier protein (similar to AA sequence:cyanobase_aa:LBDG_44960), whose product MSETEIFDKVQKIVAEQLGVDAEKVVPAASFANDLGADSLDTVELVMALEEEFDIEIPDEAAEEIATVQSAVDYISGKVAASA is encoded by the coding sequence ATGAGCGAGACTGAAATTTTTGATAAAGTCCAGAAAATCGTCGCGGAACAACTCGGCGTAGATGCTGAGAAAGTCGTTCCTGCTGCGAGTTTTGCCAATGATTTAGGTGCAGATTCACTCGATACCGTCGAGTTGGTCATGGCACTTGAAGAAGAATTCGACATCGAAATTCCCGACGAAGCGGCAGAAGAAATCGCCACCGTACAATCGGCAGTCGATTACATCAGCGGAAAAGTTGCAGCCTCCGCATAA
- a CDS encoding heterodisulfide reductase subunit B (similar to AA sequence:cyanobase_aa:LBDG_44970) produces MALKYAYFPGCVAQGACRELDQSTKAVTRSLGIELIELKKASCCGSGTFKEDSQLLEDTVNARNIALAEELNLPLLTHCSTCQGVIGHVDERLKSADSDYLNQVNGFLKKEGCSPYKGTSEVKHLLWALVADYGLDAIAQKVTNKLSGLKCAAFYGCYLLRGQDRPYDDPFNPKSMENLFEAIGATPIYYRGRTQCCGWPLSSYATEQSFKMAGTHIEEAIAAGADCIVTPCPLCHLNLDSRQPEVEQVIGKSLNLPVLHLSQLVALAIGVSPKELGLDRHIVSTQPVLTKLGR; encoded by the coding sequence ATGGCACTGAAGTACGCTTATTTTCCCGGTTGTGTGGCGCAAGGAGCCTGCCGCGAGTTGGATCAATCAACCAAAGCAGTGACGCGATCGCTAGGGATTGAGTTGATTGAATTGAAAAAAGCTTCTTGTTGCGGATCAGGAACGTTTAAAGAAGATTCGCAACTGCTCGAAGATACGGTGAATGCAAGAAATATCGCACTGGCTGAAGAGTTGAACTTGCCACTTTTAACGCATTGCAGCACGTGTCAGGGCGTGATCGGGCATGTGGATGAACGGTTAAAGTCAGCGGATTCTGATTATTTGAATCAGGTGAATGGATTTTTGAAAAAAGAAGGCTGTTCACCCTACAAAGGAACCAGCGAAGTCAAACATTTACTTTGGGCATTGGTCGCAGATTACGGATTAGACGCGATCGCTCAAAAAGTCACGAACAAACTCTCTGGTTTGAAGTGCGCTGCATTCTACGGTTGTTATTTACTACGCGGACAGGATCGCCCCTACGATGATCCGTTCAATCCGAAATCGATGGAAAATTTGTTTGAAGCGATCGGGGCAACTCCAATTTATTATCGCGGTCGGACTCAGTGCTGTGGATGGCCACTTTCCAGTTATGCGACTGAGCAATCGTTCAAAATGGCAGGAACACATATTGAAGAAGCGATCGCTGCTGGAGCGGATTGTATTGTCACGCCTTGTCCGCTGTGTCACTTGAATTTAGATTCTCGTCAGCCTGAAGTCGAACAAGTGATTGGGAAATCATTGAATTTACCTGTGCTGCATTTGTCGCAACTGGTGGCGCTTGCGATCGGTGTTTCTCCGAAAGAATTGGGACTCGATCGACATATTGTTTCGACTCAGCCCGTTCTCACCAAACTGGGACGATAG
- a CDS encoding serine/threonine protein kinase (similar to AA sequence:cyanobase_aa:LBDG_44980), with product MQLHCTRPSCARPLNHLADLDDPNVLKSVPQKFCTCCGMPLILAGRYLPLKLLGKGGFGAAFLGRDRYTPGLRQCVVKQLQPSGNLSSTQLKIAQDLFEREAEVLEQLGREHPQIPDLFAFFELTAPGSQTGKEEKFFYLVQEYIDGETLEEELAQTGKFPETEIVKVLEQVLRILDFVHENGSIHRDIKPSNIIRHKNGRFYLLDFGAVKFVTKAVGQAQSSTGIYSAGFAPPEQMSGGQVLPCSDLYALAVTCLMLLTNKAPQELFDSYNNTWKWRNYAQINPQLADVLDRMLLHAPADRYQSATEVLEALAPKPVVISPPPINPPPQKVTPARQITLPRFSSIEIFTSALFTGFEGGIIAIALVSLLGTTLISAGFWVVLVGILIGAQVARFIEKVDFLILAVISLLIVGFVGQLNWASGFIQAGNPFLNILIVAGFTGLLTLAIAILFRLIYQLVSRFL from the coding sequence ATGCAGCTACACTGCACTCGTCCAAGTTGTGCCCGTCCGCTGAATCATCTAGCCGATTTGGATGATCCGAACGTGCTGAAATCGGTTCCACAAAAGTTTTGTACCTGCTGTGGAATGCCGCTGATTTTGGCAGGGCGATATTTACCCCTGAAACTATTAGGAAAAGGCGGATTCGGGGCGGCATTTTTGGGACGCGATCGCTACACTCCAGGATTGAGACAGTGTGTCGTGAAACAGCTCCAGCCTTCGGGCAATCTAAGTTCAACTCAACTCAAAATCGCACAGGATTTATTTGAACGAGAAGCGGAAGTCCTCGAACAATTAGGACGTGAACATCCACAAATTCCAGATTTGTTCGCATTTTTTGAACTAACTGCTCCAGGTTCTCAAACAGGAAAAGAGGAGAAATTTTTCTATCTAGTTCAAGAATATATCGACGGGGAAACGCTCGAAGAAGAATTGGCGCAAACCGGAAAATTTCCAGAAACAGAAATTGTCAAAGTGCTGGAACAAGTTCTAAGAATTTTAGATTTTGTTCACGAAAACGGCTCGATTCATCGCGATATCAAACCCTCGAATATCATTCGCCACAAAAATGGACGATTCTATCTGCTCGATTTCGGCGCAGTGAAATTTGTTACGAAAGCCGTTGGACAGGCACAAAGTTCAACTGGAATTTATTCTGCTGGGTTTGCACCTCCAGAACAAATGTCAGGTGGTCAAGTTCTCCCTTGTAGCGATTTGTATGCGTTGGCAGTCACATGTTTGATGTTGTTAACGAACAAAGCCCCACAAGAATTGTTCGATAGTTATAACAACACTTGGAAATGGAGAAATTATGCTCAAATCAATCCGCAGTTAGCAGACGTGCTCGATCGAATGTTGCTTCACGCTCCCGCCGATCGATATCAATCCGCCACTGAAGTCCTAGAGGCACTGGCTCCAAAACCTGTTGTAATCTCCCCGCCACCGATCAATCCTCCGCCCCAAAAAGTGACACCCGCTCGTCAAATCACACTGCCACGATTTTCATCGATCGAGATTTTCACCAGTGCTTTATTTACCGGATTTGAGGGTGGAATTATCGCGATCGCGCTAGTCAGTTTGCTTGGAACGACTTTGATTAGTGCGGGTTTTTGGGTTGTGCTAGTTGGCATTCTAATCGGAGCGCAAGTCGCACGATTTATTGAAAAAGTTGATTTCTTAATTTTGGCAGTAATTTCCCTTCTAATCGTAGGATTTGTGGGACAACTAAATTGGGCAAGCGGTTTTATTCAAGCCGGAAACCCATTTTTGAATATCTTGATCGTTGCTGGATTTACAGGATTATTAACGCTGGCGATCGCAATTCTATTTCGCTTAATTTATCAACTCGTGTCACGCTTTTTATGA
- a CDS encoding periplasmic phosphate-binding protein of phosphate ABC transporter (similar to AA sequence:cyanobase_aa:Npun_F6192) — protein MTQKNETPALVLSFLLVAGILGGGFWWFSRSWTGLSPTVSQNQSTGEALSFATVQNVPSGLFNYGGSTTWAPIRRDLDPALQIVWTNFRLRYTDPIQGAPGSGVGIQMLIDNQLAFAQSSRSIKESEHQAAKQKGFSLKEIPVAIDGIAIAVNPNLGIKGLTIEQLASIYEGKITNWNQVGGTDLEIIPLSRRPEDSGTIEFFIENVMQKQPLGNSVRYIGSTTQAIREIANNPGAIYYASAPEIVPQCTIKAIPIGRKPEEFVSPYQDPQFSDCKARSLNIEAFQTGRYPITRRLLVIVKQNGQIDEQAGEAYARLLLTNQGQDLIAKSGFVRLR, from the coding sequence ATGACGCAGAAAAACGAAACTCCCGCATTGGTTCTGTCGTTTTTGCTAGTGGCTGGAATTTTAGGGGGTGGGTTTTGGTGGTTCAGTCGATCGTGGACTGGTCTTTCACCGACAGTTTCCCAAAATCAATCAACCGGAGAGGCGCTGTCTTTCGCTACCGTTCAAAATGTTCCCAGTGGATTGTTCAACTACGGGGGCAGTACGACTTGGGCACCGATTCGCCGCGATCTTGATCCCGCACTCCAAATCGTTTGGACAAATTTTCGATTGAGATACACTGATCCGATTCAAGGTGCACCAGGATCAGGAGTCGGAATTCAAATGCTGATTGATAATCAATTGGCGTTCGCTCAATCCTCTCGATCGATTAAAGAATCCGAACATCAAGCCGCAAAACAAAAAGGATTCAGCTTAAAAGAAATTCCCGTCGCGATCGATGGAATTGCGATCGCGGTCAATCCGAATTTGGGGATCAAAGGTTTAACGATCGAACAACTCGCCAGTATTTACGAAGGCAAGATCACGAACTGGAACCAAGTTGGAGGTACAGATCTAGAAATCATTCCTTTATCGCGTCGTCCAGAAGATAGCGGCACGATCGAGTTTTTTATCGAAAACGTCATGCAGAAGCAACCTCTCGGAAATAGCGTCCGTTACATCGGTAGTACTACTCAAGCGATTCGCGAAATTGCTAATAATCCAGGTGCAATCTACTATGCTTCGGCTCCAGAAATTGTTCCTCAATGCACGATCAAAGCAATTCCAATCGGTAGAAAACCAGAGGAATTCGTTTCACCGTATCAAGATCCGCAGTTTTCAGACTGTAAAGCACGATCGCTGAACATCGAAGCTTTTCAGACTGGACGATATCCGATCACCCGTCGCCTACTTGTAATTGTCAAACAAAACGGTCAAATCGATGAACAAGCAGGAGAAGCGTATGCCAGATTGCTTTTAACCAATCAGGGACAGGATTTAATCGCAAAATCAGGCTTTGTCAGACTCCGATAA
- a CDS encoding periplasmic phosphate-binding protein of phosphate ABC transporter (similar to AA sequence:cyanobase_aa:LBDG_44990): MTQKNETPALLASLLITGGLIGGGIWWFTHRSNFNVSQITNSSPQPTATNNADNTPSSDWASVPNVPSGIFNYGGSTSWAPLRLSVDSALQAARPEFRLRYIDPAGSAPSSTSGIRMLIDGQIQFAQSSRPVTPQEQQEAQQKGFNLREIPIAIDGLAIAVNPSLNLPGLTLEQLRGIYSGQLTNWEQVGGPNLPITAFSRDAKSGGTVELFIEQVLNKQPFGSSVQIVSTTTEALRKLGSTPGGIYFASAPEVVPQCTVKAIPIARTNQFVAPYQEPIATCPTRNQLNTRAFQDGTYPLTRNLSVIVKQNNGTEQKAGEAYANLMLSAPAQEAIAKSGFVRIR; the protein is encoded by the coding sequence ATGACACAGAAAAACGAAACTCCCGCTTTGCTTGCATCGCTGTTGATTACAGGTGGATTGATCGGTGGAGGAATTTGGTGGTTTACACATCGATCGAATTTCAATGTCTCTCAAATTACAAATTCTTCGCCACAACCGACTGCAACGAACAACGCCGACAATACTCCCAGTTCAGATTGGGCAAGTGTTCCGAACGTTCCATCTGGAATCTTTAACTATGGCGGCAGTACGAGTTGGGCACCCCTTCGTCTGAGTGTCGATTCGGCTTTACAGGCGGCTCGTCCTGAATTTCGTTTGCGTTACATTGATCCCGCAGGCAGCGCACCGAGTTCGACCTCTGGAATTCGGATGCTGATCGATGGTCAGATTCAGTTTGCTCAATCCTCGCGCCCAGTCACACCTCAAGAACAGCAAGAGGCACAGCAAAAGGGATTTAATCTAAGAGAAATTCCGATCGCCATTGACGGACTGGCGATCGCAGTGAATCCCTCTCTCAATCTTCCCGGTCTAACGCTCGAACAACTCCGAGGCATCTATTCTGGACAACTGACCAACTGGGAACAAGTCGGCGGTCCAAATCTTCCCATCACTGCCTTTTCACGCGATGCCAAATCCGGTGGAACCGTCGAACTCTTTATCGAACAAGTTCTGAACAAACAGCCATTTGGCTCATCGGTTCAGATTGTTTCGACTACCACAGAAGCCCTCCGAAAACTGGGATCAACGCCAGGCGGGATCTATTTTGCCTCTGCTCCCGAAGTCGTTCCTCAATGTACGGTGAAAGCGATTCCAATTGCTAGAACAAATCAATTCGTTGCTCCATACCAAGAACCGATCGCCACTTGTCCTACCCGCAATCAACTCAATACCAGAGCGTTTCAGGACGGAACTTATCCGCTGACTCGAAATCTCTCAGTAATTGTGAAACAAAATAATGGTACTGAGCAAAAAGCGGGTGAAGCTTATGCAAATTTGATGTTGAGTGCACCTGCTCAGGAAGCGATCGCGAAATCTGGCTTTGTCCGAATTCGCTAG
- a CDS encoding peptidoglycan-binding domain 1 protein (similar to AA sequence:cyanobase_aa:LBDG_51170), translating to MAFNINALRLPTIQRGSTGSAVGAWQRFLQDQNYPIGAVDNGFGTVADRVTRDYQQKNGLVADGVVGRGTYTKALSQGFIYRVAGLTAAMLLSYLNYGLAEVQDLQRSLNAIGRLNPPLTIDGNFGFGSTKGMTEAYKILDVNFRPRLDAQLSNQTKQRLGADYASGLAILTEYARRQRSRLSGAQWVRFFPASSSIDDLASPFRQRVQAFEKALRDAGASITVTNTYRPPQRAYMMHYAVQLNNRDIAPWDVPPMAGIDIDWVHYTDAASYQAARDMVNAFDIGGNPAALVSRHTQALAIDWIVTWKPPMRIRNGNGQTVSIGTPAEANNNADLWDVGATYGVYKLEYDPPHWSVDGY from the coding sequence ATGGCTTTTAACATTAATGCGCTGAGACTTCCAACGATTCAACGAGGCTCAACTGGATCAGCCGTGGGCGCATGGCAGCGATTTTTACAAGATCAAAATTATCCGATCGGAGCGGTTGATAATGGCTTCGGCACTGTTGCCGATAGAGTCACCAGAGACTACCAGCAGAAAAATGGATTAGTCGCAGATGGCGTTGTCGGCAGGGGAACTTATACGAAAGCTCTGTCACAGGGGTTTATTTATCGCGTGGCGGGTTTAACGGCTGCAATGTTGCTGAGTTATCTAAACTATGGACTTGCAGAAGTTCAAGATTTACAGCGAAGTTTGAATGCGATCGGACGATTGAATCCCCCTTTAACGATCGATGGAAATTTCGGTTTCGGTAGCACGAAAGGAATGACCGAAGCTTATAAGATTCTCGATGTGAATTTCCGACCGCGTTTAGATGCTCAATTGTCAAATCAAACGAAACAACGACTGGGAGCCGACTATGCGTCTGGATTGGCGATTTTGACCGAATACGCTCGACGACAACGATCGAGATTAAGCGGGGCGCAGTGGGTGAGATTTTTTCCGGCGAGTAGCTCGATCGATGATTTAGCTTCGCCGTTTCGCCAGAGAGTCCAAGCTTTTGAAAAAGCGTTACGAGATGCAGGCGCTTCAATTACTGTGACGAATACGTATCGTCCGCCTCAACGTGCTTACATGATGCACTATGCGGTGCAATTGAATAATCGAGATATCGCGCCGTGGGATGTGCCCCCAATGGCTGGTATTGATATCGATTGGGTACATTACACCGATGCCGCATCGTATCAAGCTGCACGAGATATGGTGAATGCGTTCGATATTGGTGGCAATCCTGCGGCGTTAGTGTCTCGACATACACAGGCATTAGCGATCGATTGGATTGTGACTTGGAAGCCTCCGATGCGAATTCGGAACGGCAATGGGCAAACAGTGTCGATCGGCACTCCTGCTGAGGCGAATAACAATGCTGATTTGTGGGATGTGGGCGCGACTTATGGCGTGTACAAGTTAGAGTACGATCCGCCTCATTGGTCGGTAGATGGCTACTAG
- a CDS encoding hypothetical protein (hypothetical protein Npun_F4335;~similar to AA sequence:cyanobase_aa:LBDG_51160), producing MTSYATSSARADMSELRRLKTLLPPELQSWVTIETTTAVNPPLITSEEIGRDEVEIQIDMPKWDQLAIDQRNLLFWHEVARIQADTIPKDGWEMAALAIGLGGAVGELWVQDGLLLLLAMGLSGVAGWRLYQKNNSDKTVKEAIEADERAIQLATRFGYTLPNAYKSLGSALKTLIDQTPKKKLRSRYQSRLDALKKSAAKAKAKMRSAAPSDF from the coding sequence ATGACATCTTATGCAACCTCGTCCGCTAGAGCCGACATGAGCGAGTTACGTCGCTTGAAAACTTTGCTGCCTCCAGAACTCCAAAGCTGGGTAACGATCGAGACAACGACCGCTGTAAATCCCCCTTTGATCACGTCTGAAGAAATCGGTCGCGATGAAGTGGAGATTCAGATTGATATGCCGAAATGGGATCAACTGGCGATCGACCAGCGCAATCTCTTGTTTTGGCATGAAGTCGCTCGGATTCAAGCAGACACCATTCCCAAAGATGGCTGGGAAATGGCGGCATTAGCGATCGGGTTAGGGGGCGCGGTCGGTGAGCTATGGGTTCAAGACGGCTTGCTGCTCCTGTTAGCGATGGGATTATCTGGTGTAGCGGGCTGGAGACTGTACCAGAAAAATAATAGTGACAAGACTGTCAAAGAAGCGATCGAGGCGGATGAACGAGCGATCCAATTAGCGACTCGATTTGGCTACACGCTCCCGAATGCGTACAAGAGCTTGGGGAGTGCGTTGAAGACTTTGATCGACCAAACTCCGAAGAAAAAACTGCGATCGCGCTATCAATCTCGACTCGATGCGCTGAAGAAGAGTGCAGCGAAAGCGAAAGCAAAAATGCGATCGGCGGCTCCTTCTGATTTTTAG
- a CDS encoding hypothetical protein (hypothetical protein MC7420_2795;~similar to AA sequence:cyanobase_aa:LBDG_51150) — translation MNDTSNQLPEFIQGVNESELNGKFLQYVQSLDPETIAQLSKPSSPEVLQVMERNIIGLLGGLPPESFEVTITTSREDLGRLLASAMMSGYFLKSAEQRLAFEKSFQSIGAE, via the coding sequence GTGAACGATACATCCAATCAACTTCCTGAGTTCATCCAAGGTGTCAACGAAAGCGAACTGAACGGTAAGTTTTTACAGTATGTTCAATCGCTTGACCCTGAGACGATCGCTCAACTCTCGAAGCCTTCATCGCCCGAAGTTTTGCAAGTGATGGAGCGCAATATTATCGGATTGTTGGGGGGTCTTCCACCAGAAAGTTTTGAAGTGACGATTACCACGAGCCGTGAAGATTTGGGTCGCCTGCTCGCTTCTGCGATGATGAGCGGCTATTTCCTCAAGAGTGCAGAGCAAAGATTAGCATTTGAGAAGTCGTTCCAATCGATCGGTGCCGAATAG
- a CDS encoding A/G-specific adenine glycosylase (similar to AA sequence:cyanobase_aa:LBDG_51140) — MPNSRSLNNSSSAGGFSLPNFVVSELRSSLLAWYAESGRSLPWRKTRDPYTIWVSEIMLQQTQVKTVIPYFERWMKLFPSIESFANADLQTVLKAWEGLGYYARARNFHRAAQQVLEKHQGQFPTDLETVLKLPGIGRTTAGGILSAAFNQPLAILDGNVKRVLARLIALEVPPSRSMSQLWEMSETLIDPDNGRDFNQALMDLGATVCTPKNPACLICPWRSHCEAYNRGVQSELPMSETRAPIPHKVIGVAVIWKDQKILIDRRKAEGLLGGLWEFPGGKVEPGETIEQCIKREIQEELGIEIEVGEHLITVDHTYTHFRVSLNVHHCRHISGEPQAIECDEIRWVTIDELPEFPFPKANLKIIEALKQ; from the coding sequence GTGCCGAATAGTCGATCGTTGAATAACAGTTCATCGGCAGGGGGTTTCTCTCTGCCGAATTTTGTTGTGTCTGAACTGCGATCGTCTTTGCTTGCTTGGTACGCAGAATCGGGTCGATCGCTGCCCTGGAGAAAGACACGCGACCCTTACACGATTTGGGTTTCTGAAATTATGCTTCAGCAAACTCAGGTTAAAACAGTGATTCCGTATTTTGAAAGATGGATGAAACTGTTTCCATCGATCGAATCTTTTGCGAATGCAGATTTACAGACTGTTCTCAAAGCTTGGGAAGGTTTAGGATATTACGCTCGTGCCCGAAACTTTCATCGTGCTGCACAACAAGTTTTAGAAAAACACCAAGGACAGTTCCCAACCGATTTAGAAACCGTTCTGAAACTCCCTGGAATCGGACGCACGACCGCAGGCGGAATTCTGAGCGCGGCATTTAATCAACCGTTGGCGATTCTAGATGGCAACGTGAAACGAGTTTTAGCCCGATTAATTGCGCTAGAAGTTCCACCCAGTCGATCGATGTCACAACTCTGGGAGATGTCCGAAACTTTGATCGATCCAGACAACGGGCGCGACTTTAACCAGGCATTGATGGATTTAGGCGCAACTGTTTGTACTCCGAAAAATCCAGCCTGTCTAATTTGTCCTTGGCGATCGCACTGTGAGGCGTACAATCGAGGAGTTCAGTCGGAGCTTCCTATGTCAGAAACTCGTGCGCCAATTCCACACAAAGTAATTGGAGTGGCAGTGATTTGGAAAGATCAGAAGATATTAATCGATCGACGAAAAGCAGAGGGCTTACTCGGTGGACTGTGGGAATTTCCGGGTGGAAAAGTCGAACCAGGTGAAACGATCGAGCAATGTATTAAACGGGAAATTCAGGAAGAACTCGGCATCGAAATTGAAGTAGGAGAGCATTTGATCACGGTTGATCACACTTACACTCATTTTCGAGTTTCCTTGAATGTTCATCACTGTCGCCACATTTCTGGGGAACCGCAAGCGATTGAATGTGATGAAATTCGCTGGGTCACGATCGATGAACTTCCCGAATTCCCATTTCCCAAAGCAAACCTCAAAATTATCGAAGCTCTGAAGCAATAA